A portion of the Corynebacterium heidelbergense genome contains these proteins:
- a CDS encoding MaoC/PaaZ C-terminal domain-containing protein, whose translation MEEYRSAVKDMLPVVGTKRSAKANPKTAYQVTGVKVDVSHLAAYTSSTGLRLNNELPLTYPYVLSFPIVMKVLTAKDFPFAAVGVVHLTNVIEQTRPLTVDDVVDFSVHAENLREHTKGLLIDLVTTVSVDGDVVWKQTSGFLSKGAKLSSSSTLGGKEKTDGRILPAAQLPADPTPTSTVRVTPADIKVYANASGDKNPIHVSGVGAKAFGFPSVIAHGMWSAATMLAVLEGQIPPAARFSVEFAKPVTLPGTVAVFTDGSAQKGWQIQLRKASKLETLHATGAIESLNL comes from the coding sequence ATGGAGGAATACCGCAGCGCCGTTAAGGACATGCTTCCGGTGGTGGGGACCAAGCGCTCTGCCAAGGCAAACCCGAAGACGGCTTACCAAGTCACCGGCGTGAAGGTGGACGTGTCCCACCTGGCGGCATACACCAGTTCTACGGGCCTGCGCCTGAACAACGAGCTGCCGCTGACCTACCCCTACGTGCTGTCCTTCCCAATCGTCATGAAGGTGCTCACCGCGAAGGACTTTCCCTTTGCGGCAGTGGGCGTGGTGCACCTGACCAACGTGATCGAGCAGACCCGCCCGCTCACGGTGGACGATGTCGTGGACTTCTCCGTCCACGCGGAGAACTTGCGGGAGCACACGAAGGGGTTGCTGATCGACCTCGTTACCACCGTCTCCGTGGACGGTGACGTGGTGTGGAAGCAGACCAGCGGGTTCCTTTCCAAGGGTGCGAAGCTGTCGAGCTCTTCCACCCTGGGAGGCAAGGAAAAGACCGACGGGCGCATCCTTCCGGCTGCGCAATTACCCGCCGACCCCACCCCCACCTCCACGGTTCGCGTCACCCCAGCGGACATCAAGGTGTACGCCAACGCGTCCGGGGACAAGAACCCGATCCACGTGTCCGGCGTGGGAGCCAAGGCCTTCGGCTTCCCCAGCGTGATCGCGCACGGGATGTGGTCTGCGGCGACGATGCTGGCGGTGCTTGAGGGTCAGATTCCCCCGGCGGCACGGTTTAGCGTGGAGTTCGCGAAGCCCGTAACGTTGCCCGGCACCGTGGCCGTATTCACCGACGGGTCCGCCCAGAAGGGGTGGCAGATCCAGTTGCGCAAGGCCTCCAAGCTGGAGACCCTGCATGCCACGGGAGCGATCGAGAGTCTAAACTTGTAG
- a CDS encoding 3-oxoacyl-ACP reductase yields MSSSNQDLYSQFIKSGAGKFLAPKLGLPQPEELHRYEAGKPALDGRVLIGGEGRLVNRLKEMLGTDYQVVNAAGDDKVAGIVFDATGITRPEDLRKIYEFFNPLMRKIAPSGRVVVLGTTPELIDNADEHIVQRGLEGFTRSVAKELRRGATAQLVYVAPDAAEDLSGAESTVRFLLSGKSAYVDAQVIRIGKDAATAPADWNRPSEGKIAVVTGAARGIGATIAEILGRDGAKVICVDIPAAGDGLTATANKVGGTALPLDVTAPDAADRLKEHAEQRHGGKIDIIVHNAGITRDKLLANMDDGRWNSVMAVNIIAPVRITEGLVNNGGLAEGGRVIGVSSIAGIAGNRGQTNYGLTKASVIGMVEALSEKLAEKNITVNAVAPGFIETQMTAAIPFATREAGRRMNSMQQGGQTIDVAEAIAYFAAPASSAVTGNVVRVCGQSLLGA; encoded by the coding sequence GTGTCGTCCTCCAACCAAGATCTCTACTCCCAATTCATCAAGTCGGGTGCAGGGAAGTTTCTGGCCCCTAAGCTGGGCCTGCCTCAGCCGGAGGAGCTCCACCGCTACGAAGCCGGCAAGCCCGCCCTGGACGGCCGGGTTCTGATCGGTGGTGAAGGTCGCCTGGTCAACCGGCTGAAGGAGATGCTGGGCACCGACTACCAGGTAGTCAACGCCGCGGGCGACGATAAGGTGGCCGGCATTGTGTTCGACGCCACCGGGATCACCCGCCCGGAGGATCTGCGCAAGATCTACGAGTTCTTCAACCCGCTGATGCGCAAGATCGCCCCCTCCGGCCGCGTCGTGGTGCTGGGCACCACCCCGGAGCTCATCGACAACGCCGACGAGCACATCGTCCAGCGCGGCCTGGAGGGCTTCACCCGCTCCGTGGCCAAGGAGCTGCGCCGTGGCGCCACCGCCCAGCTCGTGTACGTGGCCCCCGATGCTGCAGAGGATCTCTCCGGTGCGGAATCCACCGTCCGGTTCCTTCTGTCCGGCAAGTCCGCCTATGTCGATGCGCAGGTCATCCGTATTGGTAAGGACGCCGCCACCGCGCCCGCCGATTGGAACCGCCCCTCCGAGGGCAAGATCGCCGTGGTTACCGGCGCTGCCCGCGGTATCGGCGCGACCATTGCAGAGATCCTGGGCCGCGATGGCGCCAAGGTGATCTGCGTGGACATCCCCGCTGCCGGCGACGGCCTGACCGCTACCGCCAACAAGGTCGGCGGTACTGCCCTGCCGCTGGACGTGACCGCCCCCGACGCTGCCGACAGGCTCAAGGAGCATGCGGAGCAGCGCCACGGCGGCAAGATCGACATCATCGTCCACAACGCCGGGATCACCCGGGACAAGCTGCTGGCCAACATGGACGACGGCCGGTGGAACTCCGTCATGGCCGTGAACATCATCGCCCCGGTGCGGATCACCGAGGGGCTGGTCAACAATGGCGGCCTGGCTGAGGGCGGACGCGTCATCGGCGTATCCTCCATCGCCGGTATCGCCGGTAACCGCGGGCAGACCAACTACGGGCTGACCAAGGCTTCTGTCATCGGCATGGTGGAGGCCCTCTCCGAGAAGCTGGCCGAGAAGAACATCACCGTCAACGCTGTGGCCCCGGGCTTCATCGAGACCCAGATGACCGCCGCCATCCCGTTTGCCACCCGCGAGGCCGGACGCCGGATGAACTCCATGCAGCAGGGCGGGCAGACCATTGACGTTGCGGAGGCCATCGCCTACTTCGCCGCCCCCGCCTCCTCCGCAGTGACGGGCAACGTTGTGCGCGTGTGCGGTCAATCCCTGCTGGGCGCGTAG
- a CDS encoding acetyl-CoA C-acetyltransferase: MTNGTPRKVAILGGNRIPFARSNKEYANASNQDMLTAAIDGLVARYGLQNERLGLVSAGAVLKHSRDFNLTREVVMGSALSSQTPANDVQMACGTGLDAAVQVGDAIAMGRIEVGIAGGVDTTSDAPLAVNDELRKTLIKLNNAKTTGARLKLVGSIRPGQLAPEQPNNGEPRTGLSMGEHAAITAREMNISREAQDKLAMESHKNLAAAYDENFFEDLMTPFLGVQRDTNLRPDSSMEKLGKLKPVFGKRDAEKHGTEATMTAGNSTPLTDGASAVLLASEDWAKEHNIPVRAYLVDSEVAAVDFIHGHDGLTPDGLLMSPTYAVPRLLARNGLKLQDFDYYEIHEAFASQTLATLEAWECEEYCRERLGLDAPLGTIDRSKLNVKGSSLAAGHPFAATGGRIIATAAKVLEQNGGGRTLVSVCAAGGQGIVAIIER, encoded by the coding sequence ATGACGAACGGAACCCCCCGCAAGGTCGCCATCCTCGGCGGTAACCGCATCCCCTTCGCCCGGTCCAACAAGGAATACGCCAACGCCTCCAACCAGGACATGCTCACGGCGGCCATCGACGGCCTGGTCGCGCGCTACGGCCTGCAGAACGAGCGCCTGGGCCTCGTGTCGGCCGGCGCGGTGCTGAAGCACTCCCGGGACTTCAACCTCACCCGCGAGGTCGTCATGGGTTCCGCTCTGAGCTCCCAGACCCCCGCCAATGACGTCCAGATGGCCTGCGGCACCGGCCTGGATGCTGCCGTGCAGGTGGGCGATGCCATTGCCATGGGCCGCATCGAGGTCGGTATCGCCGGTGGCGTGGACACCACCTCCGATGCCCCGCTGGCCGTCAATGATGAGCTGCGCAAGACCCTCATCAAGCTGAACAACGCCAAGACCACCGGCGCCCGCCTGAAGCTGGTCGGCTCCATCCGCCCGGGTCAGTTGGCCCCGGAGCAGCCAAACAACGGTGAACCCCGCACCGGCCTGTCCATGGGTGAGCACGCAGCGATCACCGCCCGCGAGATGAACATCAGCCGCGAGGCTCAGGACAAGCTGGCCATGGAGTCCCACAAGAACCTCGCCGCCGCCTACGACGAGAACTTCTTCGAGGACCTGATGACCCCCTTCCTCGGCGTGCAGCGGGACACCAACCTGCGCCCCGATTCCTCCATGGAAAAGCTGGGCAAGCTCAAGCCGGTCTTCGGCAAGCGCGACGCGGAGAAGCACGGCACCGAGGCCACGATGACCGCCGGTAACTCCACCCCGCTGACCGATGGTGCCTCCGCCGTCCTCCTGGCCAGCGAGGACTGGGCCAAGGAGCACAACATCCCAGTGCGCGCCTACCTGGTGGATTCCGAGGTCGCCGCCGTCGACTTCATTCACGGGCACGATGGCTTGACCCCCGACGGCCTGCTCATGAGCCCCACCTACGCCGTCCCGCGCCTCCTGGCCCGCAACGGCCTGAAGCTGCAGGACTTCGACTACTACGAGATCCACGAGGCCTTCGCTTCCCAGACGCTGGCCACCCTGGAGGCATGGGAGTGCGAGGAGTACTGCCGCGAGCGCCTCGGCCTGGACGCCCCCCTGGGTACCATCGACCGCAGCAAGCTCAACGTCAAGGGCTCCTCCTTGGCCGCGGGTCACCCCTTCGCCGCCACCGGTGGTCGCATCATCGCTACCGCCGCGAAGGTGCTGGAGCAAAACGGCGGCGGCCGGACCCTCGTGTCCGTCTGCGCCGCTGGTGGTCAGGGCATTGTCGCCATCATCGAGCGCTAA